Proteins encoded in a region of the Trichosurus vulpecula isolate mTriVul1 chromosome 9, mTriVul1.pri, whole genome shotgun sequence genome:
- the PGAP4 gene encoding post-GPI attachment to proteins factor 4, with product MLFYKLRLLSWSSPALHFFFLTILTFGILAPLTCHHLLHSYFYVRHWHLNQMSEEFLEQSLKEGEAAFRYFKNLQALNATLPKGRQVPSRPWLLITIITVYRQPEFHYVLQVASQFHRLLQQCGQPCLRHQLFLCDVDWNSKHKDAKLLANFMPVTSRFAGTKGMNVSRSVVRNTFEKEKQDYVYCLEKSLQTYNPEYILMVEDDAVPEEQIFSVLRHLLETRLSEPHLRNALYLKLYHPERLQCYFNPEPMRILEWFGVGMFLGPLLSWAYVKIANLPGLNYRIVLFFSLYSMGLAELVGRHYLLELRRLAPALYNVVPTTQCCTPAMLFPASAAQRTVSYLAEISCRNGFAKDMALYSFLQDKNERAYVVEPNLVRHIGLFSSLRFNYKPKLL from the coding sequence ATGCTTTTCTATAAGCTGCGGCTGCTCTCCTGGTCCAGCCCtgctctccatttcttcttcttgacAATCTTAACGTTTGGCATTTTGGCCCCTCTGACCTGCCACCACCTCCTCCACTCCTACTTCTACGTGCGCCACTGGCACCTGAACCAGATGAGCGAGGAATTCCTGGAGCAGAGCTTAAAGGAGGGTGAGGCTGCGTTCCGCTACTTTAAGAACCTCCAGGCCCTCAATGCCACCCTGCCCAAAGGTAGGCAGGTCCCCTCACGGCCTTGGCTCTTGATCACCATCATCACAGTGTACCGGCAGCCTGAGTTCCACTATGTCCTCCAGGTGGCATCTCAGTTCCATCGCCTCCTTCAGCAGTGTGGTCAGCCCTGCCTGAGGCACCAGCTCTTCTTGTGTGATGTGGATTGGAACTCCAAACACAAGGATGCCAAACTGCTGGCCAATTTTATGCCTGTGACCAGCCGATTTGCAGGCACTAAGGGGATGAACGTTAGCAGAAGTGTCGTCAGGAATACATTCGAGAAAGAGAAGCAGGACTATGTCTATTGCTTGGAGAAATCCCTCCAGACCTACAACCCAGAATACATCCTGATGGTGGAAGATGATGCCGTTCCCGAAGAGCAGATCTTTAGTGTCTTACGGCACCTCCTAGAAACTAGATTGTCTGAGCCACACCTCAGAAATGCCCTTTACCTGAAGCTTTATCATCCTGAGAGACTCCAGTGCTACTTTAACCCAGAGCCCATGaggattctggagtggtttggtGTAGGGATGTTCTTGGGGCCCTTGCTCAGTTGGGCATATGTCAAGATTGCCAACCTCCCAGGACTGAACTACCGCattgttcttttcttctccttgtaCAGCATGGGGCTGGCAGAGCTGGTGGGCCGGCATTACTTGCTGGAGCTTAGGCGGCTGGCCCCTGCTCTCTACAATGTGGTCCCCACTACACAGTGTTGCACTCCTGCTATGCTTTTCCCTGCCTCTGCAGCCCAGAGGACGGTGAGCTATCTAGCTGAGATATCCTGCCGCAATGGCTTTGCCAAGGACATGGCCCTCTACTCATTTCTGCAGGACAAGAATGAGAGGGCCTATGTGGTAGAGCCTAACCTAGTGAGGCACATTGGGCTCTTCTCCAGCCTCCGGTTTAACTATAAGCCCAAATTGTTATAA